TGGCAGGTGCTCAAACAACCGATCAGGTTGATTTCAAAAAGACTTTTCAGGACGCAGAGGATTTAATCGGAGGAGGAAATTATGAAGCGGCTTTGCCTCTGTTTATGAAGCTTTATAATAAGGATACCACCAATGCCAACCTGGCCTTTAAAATAGGGGTATGCTTGTTCAACTCGTATTCTTTCAACTTCCCGATCGATCAGGAAAAGTCACTGACCTACTTCAGCAAGGCGCTCAACAATACCACCCATGACTATAAAACCGGGCACTATAAAGAACGGAAGGCTCCGGTAGATGCTTACTTCTACCTGGCGGAAGCTTTTCATTTCCTACATTCCATTGACAGTGCTGAATATTATTTTTCTATGTTCAGGGAAATGATCATGAAAACAGACCCCGAACTGGTGGCGGAAGTCGATCACCGCCTGGAACAATGCACCAACGCCCGGGAATTAATGGCCAATCCCCTGCCCGTGTTCATTACCAACCTCGGTGCTCGGATCAACAGCGCATATAACGACTATGCACCGGTGATATCCGCGGACGAAACTACGCTGATCTTTACTTCCACCCGCCAGGGAAGCACCGGCGAACATATCACAGCTGAAGGGCAGTACTATGAAGATATTTATATTTCACACAGGGTAGGGAGAGCATGGAGTACACCTGCTACCATCAGTGACATGATCAATACGGATAACCATGAAGCAAGCATCAGCCTTTCTCCCGATGGTAACACCCTGTTTATATACAAGGCAGAAGGCGAGGATGGAAATATTTTTCAAAGCAAGCGTTATGGTGAAGCCTGGACAACACCTGAACGTCTGAGTGCAAATATCAATTCATTCGACTACGAATCTCATGCTTCGCTTACTGAAGATGGTCAATCACTTTACTTTACCAGTGATCGTCCCGGCGGACATGGCGGTTTGGATATCTATGTTTCAAGAATGCAACCGGACGGCTTCTGGGGAAAAGCAGAAAACCTGGGACCAGGTGTGAATACGGAATTTGATGACGACAGCCCCTTCATTCATCCGGACGGCAAGACCCTTTATTTTTCCTCCAAGGGCCATAAAAGCATGGGGGGAATGGACATCTTTAAGTCAGTGATTCAAAATGACGGGACCTGGGGAGGAGCCGAAAACCTGGGATACCCAATCAATACAGCTGCCGACAACATTTACTATGTGATCAACCGGAAGAATACCCATGCCTATTTCGCTTCAGTGCGTGAAAACGGTTATGGTGGTCTTGACCTTTATCGTATTGTGATCAGCGAGGATGAGGTGGATGCGGAATTCACAGAAGAAGAAATTGCGGATGGAGAAAATCTGGTTGAGCCTGGCACGTCCGATCCTGATAATTCAGGTAATCCCGGCACTAACGCGAACAATACATCCAACAAACCGAAGACAGACAAGATTGAGCCTAAGGAT
This sequence is a window from Flavobacteriales bacterium. Protein-coding genes within it:
- a CDS encoding PD40 domain-containing protein; its protein translation is AGAQTTDQVDFKKTFQDAEDLIGGGNYEAALPLFMKLYNKDTTNANLAFKIGVCLFNSYSFNFPIDQEKSLTYFSKALNNTTHDYKTGHYKERKAPVDAYFYLAEAFHFLHSIDSAEYYFSMFREMIMKTDPELVAEVDHRLEQCTNARELMANPLPVFITNLGARINSAYNDYAPVISADETTLIFTSTRQGSTGEHITAEGQYYEDIYISHRVGRAWSTPATISDMINTDNHEASISLSPDGNTLFIYKAEGEDGNIFQSKRYGEAWTTPERLSANINSFDYESHASLTEDGQSLYFTSDRPGGHGGLDIYVSRMQPDGFWGKAENLGPGVNTEFDDDSPFIHPDGKTLYFSSKGHKSMGGMDIFKSVIQNDGTWGGAENLGYPINTAADNIYYVINRKNTHAYFASVRENGYGGLDLYRIVISEDEVDAEFTEEEIADGENLVEPGTSDPDNSGNPGTNANNTSNKPKTDKIEPKDGKDTMANNLPADVKPEKSEPEAPLSWEVLYFEYNIGRLNVQSVEKVKHIREILTSHPDMKVEISGHTDNVGSDGYNMTLSKTRAQAVADYFVRNGVDIKRLVVIGLGESKPAKPNDTPENRAKNRRVEVKVIN